A stretch of DNA from Halobacillus litoralis:
CCATCGCCTTACAGAAAGTACACTGAAGCGCTTTGGAAGAGTAGATTATCTAATCAACAATGCAGGGCCTTATATTTTTGAACGGAAAAAGCTGATGGACTACACAGATGAGGAATGGAACTCGATGATTCGAGGGAATCTTGATGCTGTGTTTTATCTTATGAAAGCCACTATTCCTCATATGAGGAAGCAAAATTTCGGCAGGATCATTAATTATGGGTTCCAAGGTGCACAATCTGCCTCAGGGTGGATCTATCGTTCTGCTTTTGCTGCAGCAAAAGTTGGACTTGTATCCCTGACTAAAACCATTGCCTATGAAGAAGCAGAATATGGCATCACATCAAATATGATATGTCCGGGAAACATAACAGGAGAGTGGAAGGAATCGTGCATTGAGGTGAGCAGAAAAAGTAAAGATGAAGAAACCCCAATAGGACGTCCAGGAACAGGGGAAGATGTGGCACGAACCATTGCTTTTTTATGTGAAGAGGACTCGGATATGATTACGGGTACGATCTATGAAGTCACCGGAGGATTAGACGTTATACACAGACACCGGTAATGGATGTGGAAATGGTCAATCCTGGAGTATTTCCATC
This window harbors:
- a CDS encoding SDR family oxidoreductase: MKHALITAGTKGLGRKVAEHMLKQNHSITVTYRNDEAKALTLLDDFPGDHDRIQIIQADVTVKEDIHRLTESTLKRFGRVDYLINNAGPYIFERKKLMDYTDEEWNSMIRGNLDAVFYLMKATIPHMRKQNFGRIINYGFQGAQSASGWIYRSAFAAAKVGLVSLTKTIAYEEAEYGITSNMICPGNITGEWKESCIEVSRKSKDEETPIGRPGTGEDVARTIAFLCEEDSDMITGTIYEVTGGLDVIHRHR